Within the Oreochromis niloticus isolate F11D_XX linkage group LG14, O_niloticus_UMD_NMBU, whole genome shotgun sequence genome, the region ctcaaaaaccgtacagtaaatttgtctgtggatcacagggtgaagagtgggggttgcctagagtcagaatccagtgagataTCTGCGGCACCtcgtacagttttcctgtaatctgaggtcaaagttgggaatatatagagtacagtaaagaaaaatggaaaaatttcACTATTAATTTTcaggaaaaccgtacagtaaatttggctgtggatgacagggtgaagagtggagatggcctagagtcagaatccagtgaaatatctgtgtcacctcttacagtttatatgtaatctgaggtcaaagatgaagATATTAAAAGTACAGTACTATATATTGGGCAAATGTTATTGTTAATTTTCTCTGATTCGTACAGTAATCTTGGCTGTGGATGACAAGGGGAAAAGTGGAGATGAACCAAAACGGAGTGGATCGTGAAGTTAAATAGTGTCAGGACACAAAAGACTGCGTTTCTAAGCCAGTCGGCATCAATACCGTAATACGCGTAAGAGTAGTGCAACCACATTTTAGGTGCGGCTGGCGGGGCGGCTAGCTTGACTGTGACTTCGCAAGTGAGGGCTCACTTGACCGCAGTCAAATATCGATAGAAACGCTGGTATTGGAATCGGTAGCGCGATAGGATCGAtacttattttctttcttctacATTCAGTATCCAGCGGATGGAGTTcttaattattattagtattattttttaTCTAATATTTGCGTATATGTGTAATATACCTCAAAAAGGCACTATGAAAGAAGTTTGACCTTTTCGTGCTGTCTGTCACATCTATGACATCTATTTTATTTAGATAAAAGATAgaacacatttaaacaaaagaaGCTGACCCAACGAGACAGGCAAatttacattccaggtctccaaaaatacatgaaaacatgaaaagccttttttgttgtgtttaagtgttgtggaaAGTAGAAATTGAAGTGATttagtgttcattaaaatgtggTCAGAAATTTCAGATTGATGACGATTCATATCAAATATCATGGCGATCTGCTCTCCCCTGTATAAGCTGCCTCGGATCGATACCAAATTTTGCACAGCACTACTTTGCGGTCACATGAGGTCTGCCCTTCCTCCTGTTCCCATGGCAACGGGTAACCAAACATTTCAAAGTCGGTGTCCCGTGAGCTGGAGCCAATATAAGTAGTACgctaatttctttaaaaaaccaCATTAATTATTTGAGGTAGGTGGAAGTTATCCAAGAGCAAAGTATAATATTTAGagtttactattttttttttaacaaatatagTCTGTTTCACTGACCCACAGTAACCGAAAACTATGGTAAGTGTTacgttaaaaataaaaaagctatTCTATGCTAAATCCCAGTGTTCAAATGCATGACCGTTGTCTGCTGATAACACGTGAGCGTTGTAATTACTGCCCCGCAGAGACTTGCCTCGAGCTCCACGTCTTCTAGGGGCAAAATTTACCTCGGCCGGTACCGCACACTGGCTCCCGGGTCTCGGGTGGATGAAGATCTGTTTGAGAACCAGAAATCGGTGAGTGTGGGTCCCTGCACACTCAGCGGGAAATGGAGGGAAATGCTCAACTCTTATTATTCACAATGATATCCCTTGATATCATCAGAAACTGCATGTAGCTGCAGTGAGAACAGAGGTCGTGGATGAGTTTGGGAGCTGATTACAGCTAAATCTCTGTGTGGATGTCATTGCAGTTTGACAAACGGGTAAAATCAGCAGGTGTAGCAAAGGATTGTTCATGGAAGAACAAGGAAGGGGAGACTCTTCAAATCATCACCAAAGACCTCATACGAAATCTGCGGTAGGCCAGCATGAAACAAGCTcatttgaataaaacatgaagagAGTCTGTAAAGTGTGTGTGCTGCTCTGTGATAAACCTCTGACTTATTTCGTGTGATTCAGGCTAATCAGATTGCCATTGCTGATGTTAATACAGTATACCAAGTTTTTGAAACATTATACCACATGTCATCATGCCAGGATCCCCCAGAGAGATCCTTCAAGAGAGTCCGTCTTACTTCCACCAGCTGAGTTTAAGCGGCTCACCTCAACATCCTGGCTGCTCCTCAAGGAGGACAGAGAGGCCCTGAGGCAGGCTTACCAGAGGAAGAAAGAGGAGGACCTTGTAGGAAAGCTGACTGccattttaaaataacaacaacaaagaagtcCACTGATTTAATTAGTATGTTTTTATGTACTTTTTATTCAGAAAGCTGCAGAGGAAAGGAAGCATAGGATCCATGAGGCAGACCTGTCCCGTAAGCAGAACCAGCCACTGACTGAGCTGGAGATTGAAGCCCGGGAACGTGCACAGCGCCTGGTGGAGCGGAGTAATGCTTTAAGGATGGAACAGGAAGATGAGATCAAACAGCTCAACCAGGTAGGAAGAAGGTTCAGATGTGTGGATGACcagcctttaaaaaaatataaacataccAGTACACAATAATcaacctgtgtttgtgtggtcgTCTCAGCTGATTTTAGGTGCTCAGTGCCAAGCAAAGCGTGACTACCAGATCCAGGAGAAGAAGCAGATCCAGATGGAGTTGACAGAGGAGGAAAGGCGTCTGGACAGCATGATGGAGGTGGAGCGCCGCAAGGCTCTGGAGAGTCTGGACAAGATTGAAGAGCTGCGCAggcagcagagagtcaagtaaATGGAGCCCTATCAGAAACACAGTCACCCTCTATTTGCGGATTGATTTTTTTGCAATTAACGTcattcttcgtcttcttctgtttgggAGATCGCAGAAATCCTAATAATGAGCAGTGGAGGTCAACTAGGAGCACTcaacacgtgtgtgtgtgcttcataTTTCAGGGGAAGGCGGGAAATTTGTGATCAGATCCAGAAACGCCTGGAGAACCGAGAATTGGAGGAAggcaagaaagagaaagagagtcaGCAGATACGAGAGGACCAGGAGAGAATGAACCTGGAGGATCTGGAGGTGCACACGGAGGCGGGAgacacatccacacatgcagTTAATGTACACTGGACTCAGTTTCTGCTCTGACCCATGTCTTCCTCCAGGTGCTGGAGAAGAAGAGGATGGAGCAACAGCTTCTGCAGGAGGAGATCAAGCGCATCAATGCCGAGACCATGTGGGCAAAGGAGCGAAGGATAGAGGAGGAGAAGCTGGCTGACATGAGAGTGAAGGAGTATCTCCTTAAAAAGCAGGTCATAGCCCACTCTTCTTTGTGGATGAGCAAGCTACATCATGTGACACACACATTTGATTCTGACGTTGTTTTTAACGTTAACAATTCATTAAACCTGCAGGAGCAGCAGGCAGAATACGAAGCAGAGCAAAGACGAATCAAGAAGGAGAAAGAATTGGAGATTGCTCGTTTGAGGGCCcagcaaga harbors:
- the cfap45 gene encoding cilia- and flagella-associated protein 45 produces the protein MRLASSSTSSRGKIYLGRYRTLAPGSRVDEDLFENQKSFDKRVKSAGVAKDCSWKNKEGETLQIITKDLIRNLRIPQRDPSRESVLLPPAEFKRLTSTSWLLLKEDREALRQAYQRKKEEDLKAAEERKHRIHEADLSRKQNQPLTELEIEARERAQRLVERSNALRMEQEDEIKQLNQLILGAQCQAKRDYQIQEKKQIQMELTEEERRLDSMMEVERRKALESLDKIEELRRQQRVKGRREICDQIQKRLENRELEEGKKEKESQQIREDQERMNLEDLEVLEKKRMEQQLLQEEIKRINAETMWAKERRIEEEKLADMRVKEYLLKKQEQQAEYEAEQRRIKKEKELEIARLRAQQEKEKDYKAEQDELRARRNQDAAEREWRRKERERAAKKAQLEATLRAAHMEQVHYKERNLSVEASREKAEFERLLKVQQEEMVKEQVQNDRQHHKVQQHVQAIHQQMKEREILATAKRKETFKEAKRLMEETRQRRLRLDELKQKKLQELKATGICEKYCNQVERKVQTLMS